A section of the Drosophila sechellia strain sech25 chromosome 3L, ASM438219v1, whole genome shotgun sequence genome encodes:
- the LOC116800887 gene encoding uncharacterized protein LOC116800887, with protein MKMYFRQYYSLDISMEMLKAFTIVSLIFVHKLAITGAAGKCKFSPTYFENFTLEIKNNTLFMDMTTSKPIHRGLKVLLNTQISLDKGRSYQRLFAHILDTCGVVSSVRGNLFKSWFDSMLKHGNFMVNCPVPAGHYFLRDWELDSHLVPHYLLPGDYCITAHFFFGKHKSKQEDFFLDLEVYALLKAS; from the exons atgaaaatgtattttagaCAATATTATTCGCTCGACATCAGCATGGAAATGTTGAAAGCTTTTACAATTGTCTCCCTCATATTTGTCCACAAACTGGCTATCACAGGGGCA GCGGGGAAGTGCAAGTTCAGTCCGACGTATTTTGAAAACTTCACCTTAGAAATTAAGAACAACACATTGTTTATGGATATGACCACCTCCAAGCCGATTCACCGCGGCCTCAAGGTCCTCCTCAACACCCAGATCAGCCTTGACAAAGGCAGGAGCTATCAACGCCTTTTCGCCCATATCCTGGACACCTGTGGTGTGGTTTCCTCGGTGAGAGGAAACCTATTCAAAAGCTGGTTCGATAGTATGCTGAAGCACGGGAACTTCATGGTCAACTGCCCTGTTCCCGCTGGTCACTACTTTTTGAGAGATTGGGAGCTGGACTCGCACTTGGTTCCTCACTATTTGCTACCCGGAGATTATTGTATCACTGCTCACTTTTTCTTTGGTAAGCACAAGTCGAAGCAAGAGGACTTCTTTCTCGACTTGGAGGTCTATGCCCTTTTAAAAGCCTCCTAG
- the LOC6616569 gene encoding uncharacterized protein LOC6616569, which yields MLKILRVLMVILVSQAVSSSVTLNRVRCEKNAKFFATLNVTSVNSTIYADIELLQALKAGFRGHVDVQLRLSNAKRFQSLVQTDTDYCELLSTLKDSLFRRWIKSVSKNSNFMENCPVPAGHYYLKGWHVDMGLVPSYLLSGDYLLSALVYYGKYRTKKQMFLVRCILEATMHNK from the exons ATGTTGAAAATTTTGCGTGTCCTAATGGTTATACTCGTTTCGCAGGCAGTG TCCAGCTCGGTGACCCTGAACCGCGTGCGGTGCGAGAAGAACGCAAAATTCTTCGCCACCCTGAACGTGACGTCTGTAAATAGTACGATCTACGCGGATATAGAGCTACTCCAGGCCCTCAAGGCGGGCTTCCGAGGACACGTCGATGTACAACTCCGTCTCAGCAATGCCAAAAGGTTCCAGAGTCTGGTGCAAACGGACACCGACTACTGCGAGCTCCTCTCGACCCTCAAGGACTCGCTCTTCCGACGCTGGATCAAGAGCGTATCCAAAAACAGCAATTTCATGGAAAACTGCCCTGTTCCGGCGGGGCACTACTATCTAAAGGGCTGGCACGTCGACATGGGCCTGGTGCCCTCCTATCTACTGAGTGGCGACTACCTACTAAGTGCCCTGGTTTACTACGGGAAGTATCGGACCAAGAAGCAGATGTTCCTTGTTCGGTGCATATTGGAGGCAACTATGCATAACAAATAG
- the LOC6616570 gene encoding uncharacterized protein LOC6616570, which translates to MFPGKLVPFVLGCVVLTVVIMQSGPRMTFKAGDCTYNKTTFSNFSIQIIKTKVIMDMILVTTLRQGLKAHLSYEFRLTKGKPYQSVYQHDMNYCALIKGSQESIYRRWFTSMLKVGNFATSCPIREGYYYLHGWTLDANNVPSFLYLGDYRIGGSFYYGRFKKHIYRPLLECSVEAVLN; encoded by the exons ATGTTTCCAGGGAAACTCGTACCCTTTGTTCTGGGCTGTGTTGTTCTAACTGTTGTCATAATGCAGAGC GGCCCCAGAATGACCTTTAAGGCCGGTGACTGCACATACAACAAAACGACGTTCTCCAACTTCAGTATCCAAATAATCAAGACAAAAGTCATCATGGATATGATTTTGGTCACCACTCTGCGGCAGGGCCTGAAGGCGCACTTGAGCTACGAGTTCCGCCTGACCAAGGGCAAACCCTACCAAAGTGTCTACCAACACGATATGAACTACTGTGCCTTGATCAAGGGATCCCAGGAGTCGATCTATCGACGGTGGTTTACGTCCATGCTGAAGGTGGGAAACTTCGCTACGAGCTGTCCCATAAGGGAAGGTTACTATTACTTGCATGGCTGGACCCTGGATGCGAACAATGTGCCATCCTTTCTCTACCTCGGTGACTACCGAATCGGCGGATCCTTCTACTACGGCAGGTTCAAGAAGCACATCTACAGGCCCCTACTGGAGTGCAGTGTTGAAGCGGTGTTGAACTGA
- the LOC6616571 gene encoding uncharacterized protein LOC6616571, whose product MARPIWILQLARLKIPLCLAIALFSIRAEGSVKFVAGESRFNRKYFENFTFTIRNDKIFLDMYLRKPLVRGWRARLDFRTRVGNSKSFQSLFSTSIDVCNIVNAAKINLFKKWYKNLLKYGNFLRQCPLNASHYYLRDWQFGEGLVPPFITSGSYRLETYNFFGKYKGKDEDFIMSCTTDAIIYI is encoded by the exons ATGGCTCGGCCTATATGGATCTTGCAATTAGCCAGGCTGAAGATACCGTTGTGCCTGGCCATTGCCCTTTTCTCCATCAGGGCG GAAGGCAGCGTCAAATTCGTAGCCGGTGAGAGCCGGTTCAACCGAAAGTACTTTGAAAACTTTACGTTCACTATTCGCAATGATAAAATCTTCCTGGACATGTACCTGCGAAAGCCTCTGGTTAGGGGCTGGAGAGCCAGACTGGACTTCAGGACTCGCGTGGGCAACTCGAAAAGTTTCCAGAGTCTCTTTTCCACCAGCATCGACGTGTGCAACATCGTGAACGCCGCCAAGATCAACCTGTTCAAGAAGTGGTACAAGAATCTTCTCAAGTACGGGAACTTCCTCCGCCAGTGTCCTCTGAATGCGAGCCACTACTACCTGAGGGACTGGCAGTTCGGGGAGGGCTTGGTGCCTCCGTTCATAACCAGTGGATCGTACCGATTGGAGACGTATAACTTTTTTGGAAAGTACAAGGGCAAAGACGAGGACTTCATAATGAGTTGTACGACCGATGCTATCATATATATCTGA
- the LOC6616572 gene encoding uncharacterized protein LOC6616572 has product MWKLLTLFLLVQLAFNTEIVVGVNQSLGRSVQFVTGNSSYNPKYFKNFTINIANNTMYMDMHLNRPIQRGFKAHVDILLRLANAKNFQSMFNQKSDVCAVTSSVKNSLFKSWFKDMSKNSNFMYNCPVEVGHYYMHDWRMGSSMTHKFLIPGEYRGKLTFFYGKFGTKSFEEALSLTIDAILSN; this is encoded by the coding sequence ATGTGGAAATTGCTTACGCTCTTTCTTCTTGTACAATTGGCATTTAACACCGAAATTGTCGTCGGGGTAAATCAATCCTTGGGCCGCAGTGTACAGTTTGTCACCGGCAACAGCAGCTACAATCCGAAGTATTTTAAAAACTTCACGATAAACATAGCTAACAACACAATGTATATGGACATGCACCTGAACCGACCCATTCAGAGGGGTTTCAAGGCCCATGTCGACATTCTGCTACGTCTGGCCAACGCCAAGAACTTTCAGTCCATGTTCAACCAGAAGAGCGACGTGTGCGCCGTAACATCCAGTGTCAAAAACAGCCTGTTCAAGAGCTGGTTCAAGGATATGAGCAAGAACAGTAACTTCATGTACAACTGTCCGGTGGAGGTGGGTCACTACTACATGCACGACTGGCGCATGGGGAGCTCGATGACCCACAAGTTCCTTATTCCTGGCGAGTATCGCGGCAAACTCACCTTCTTCTACGGCAAGTTCGGAACCAAGTCATTCGAGGAAGCACTGAGCCTGACGATCGACGCCATCCTGTCCAACTAG
- the LOC6616573 gene encoding uncharacterized protein LOC6616573 produces MLVIRSVLMFWLILCLVCRFLEGQKSLNFLLFRKIVADHNSKYISLYEAAISQDYTTINFTLNLARNITADVWLKATIAQRVSKTGESYRDVFTYNVNLCQVMGRAKGISLINFWLNNILRQSNVPRNCPLREGNYYMRNIRSEKETIPRFIRSGSFRIDSSVYVRDWHSVNLTETIFYVDIKMK; encoded by the exons ATGTTGGTCATCCGCAGCGTTCTTATGTTTTGGCTAATACTTTGTTTGGTGTGCAGATTTCTTGAAGGCCAAAAG TCCTTGAACTTTCTGCTCTTTCGGAAAATCGTCGCCGACCACAACAGCAAGTACATATCCTTGTACGAGGCTGCGATCAGTCAGGACTACACCACGATCAACTTTACCCTGAACCTTGCGCGGAACATCACGGCTGATGTATGGCTTAAGGCTACAATAGCGCAGCGGGTGTCAAAAACCGGAGAATCGTACCGGGACGTCTTCACCTACAACGTGAATCTGTGCCAGGTGATGGGCAGGGCCAAGGGCATCAGCCTGATCAACTTCTGGCTGAACAACATCCTCAGGCAGTCCAATGTGCCCAGGAACTGTCCACTCAGGGAG GGCAACTACTACATGCGCAACATTCGATCGGAAAAGGAGACTATTCCGCGGTTCATTCGCTCTGGCAGCTTTCGCATAGACTCTAGTGTTTATGTGAGGGACTGGCACAGCGTCAATTTGACAGAAACAATCTTCTACGTCGACATAAAAATGAAGTGA